TTGCCCCAGTCGGTGCCGTCGGTCTGGTCGGAGTCCATGCCGCGGTCATCGAAGTCGACGGTGAAGTCGTCATCACTTCCGCAGCGGTCTTCCCCCTCCATATAGCCGCGTTCGTAGGCGTCGGTGTCGTGCTTGAACTCGCCGGTGAGGTTGTTTCGGCGATTCCAGGGGCCGGTGTAGCCTGTACCTTGATTCTCTTCGAAGCAGGAGTCGGCGTCGGTGCCGGTGGTGATGGTCTGGTACCAGGAGACGTCGTAGAAGGAGAGGTCGACGTCGAAGGTCGCGCCCTGAGAGGCGGAGGCGTCGACTTTGCAGGTAAAGCGCATATCGCCGGTGATATCGACCACCGAGCGCAGGCCATTCCAGATGCCAGTCTGGGCGCTGGTCGGGTCGAGGGTGCTCAGGTCGGCGTAGTAGGCGGATGCCTCATCGTTGAGGGTTTCCTGGAAGGTGGAGGCGACGAGCGTCCAGCCGCCGCCGTCGGTGGTCATGTCGCAGTAGACGTCTTCGAGGGTGCCGTCCTCGTCGGGGTCGATGCCGTAGACGCCGCTGGTGGTGGTGCCGCCGAGCAAAAGATCGAGGCAGCTGACGGGGTTGGGTGCGCAGAACTGAGCGTAGGCGCAGTGGCCGGAGGCGCAGTCGCTGTGGGTGGTGCAGCTCGCGCCATCGTTGCAGCTCTCACAGGTTGTGCCGCCGCAGTCGGTGTCGCTCTCGTCCTGGTTGAGGATGCCGTCGTCGCAGGTGGCGAGCTGGCAGGCGTTGGTGCAGGCGTCGTCGTTGATGGCGTTGGCGTCGTCGCAGGCTTCGACGCCCTCCTCAATGATGCCGTCGCCGCAGGAGGCGGCCACGCAGGTGGAGAGGCAGGCGTCGGTGTCGATGGCGTTGCCGTCGTCGCAGGCTTCGCCGGGCTGCACGATGCCGTCGCCACAGGTGGGGAGGGCGCAGGCGTTGGTGCAGGCGTCGTCGTCGATGGTGTTGCCGTCGTCGCAGGCTTCGCCGGGCTGCACGATGCCGTCGCCGCAGGTGGGGAGGGCGCAGGCGTTGGTGCAGGCGTCGGTGTCGATGGCGTTGCCGTCGTCGCAGGCTTCTCCAGCGCTTGCGTTGACCACGCCATCGCCGCAGGTGGCGGCGGTGCAGTCGTCGTTGCAGGTCTCGGATTCACCGGCGTCGTCGCAGGCTTCTCCAGCCTGGACGATGCCATCGCCGCAGGTGGGGAGAGCGCAGGCGTTGGTGCAGGCGTCGTTGTCGATGGTGTTGCCGTCGTCGCAGGCCTCGCCATCGTGGACCACGCCGTCGCCGCAGGTGGGGAGAGCGCAGGCGTTGGTGCAGGCGTCGTCGTCGATGGTGTTGCCGTCGTCGCAGGCCTCGCCATCGTGGACCACGCCGTCGCCGCAGGAGGGCCGGGCGCAGATGCCCTCTGCCGGGTGGCAGAAGTCGCTGCTGCACTGGGCGTCCAGCTCGCAGGCCGCGCCATCGTCACGGAGGGTTTCGGTGGGCGTGGTGTCGGCGTCGCCGCAGGCGCTCAGGGCGGCGAGTACGGCCAGGAGGAGGGCAGCGAAATGCGAGCGGGTAGAGAGAGCGGGGCGCAAGATCATCAAAATCCTCTGGAGCAGGGGGGGCGTTGGCGTGTGTCATGTTCGAGCGTTACGTTTCTTCGCATAAACGAGGTGAGAGGGTCAAATGATGAGGCGGCATCGCGAGGGGGGGGGCGATTGACAGGGGAATACGTCGGGGCCAGATAGGTGGGGACGTTGGGTCGGTTTCTGACATGAAAAAAGGAGATGATGATGACACGCGTACGCGCATTTTTCGCGACCTCGCTCGACGGTATGATCGCCGGTCCCGAGGACGCGCTGGACTGGCTTCCCGATCATGGTGAGGAGGAGGCGGAGGACACGTTTACGCCCTTTTTCGCAGAGATCGGCGCGATGCTGATGGGGCGACGGACCTTTGAGGTTGTGAAGAGGCTTGGAGGGGAGTGGCCTTATGGCGACTCGCCCATTCTGGTGGCGACGTCGCGAGCGTTGGATGCGCCGGTGCCCTCGGTGAGGGCAGTGCATGGCACGATCGAAGCGATGGTTGAGGAGGCCCGCGAGGTGGCCGGGGGGCGAGATGTTTATCTCGATGGCGGGGCGCTCTTTCGCTCGGCGCTGGAGGCGGATCTCATCGATGAGATCACGATGACCCTGGTGCCGGTGGTGCTCGGTGAGGGGATTCGACTCTTTTCGGAGGGAGGTCGCCGTAAGCTGACCCTGGAGTCGGCGCGCTCCATTGGCGCGGGGATGGTGCAGATTCGTTACCGGGTCTGAGCCGGGGGCCTCACGCTCCGGCGCCGGGGTTTGGTGGCGTGGGCACTGCGTGCTGCTCAGGGCAATGTGTTACTCGCCAGGCAGATGATATGCGAAAGGCGCCCCCCTTACTCGGGGGGCGCCTCTTCGCCACACCTCACCTCACCTCACCACGGCGCCAGGCCGCCCGCTTTCGGGCCGCGCCAGACGCGCGTCAGATCTTACTCTTCGAAGCACATCGGCGGCGTGTTGAACTCACCAAGGTTCTGGCAGCCTCCTGCCGCCACGCTGGCCTCGATGCCCTGCAGATCAAAGAGCACGGAACCCGACGCTTCATACCCAAACGCCAGACACTCCGGGCCCCACTCCTCGTGGCATTCCCCGATGAGCACGGTCACCTGCGCATCCGTCAACAGCGGCAGATCCAGCGCAAAGCCTCCGTTGGCGTCGGTGATGCCCTCAGCCAGGATCTGCCCCCGATCTTCGGGGCCCTCGCCAGGCTCACAGCTACGATCGACGTCACCGAGATACACGTACACCGGCTGGCCGGGGCGCGGCACTGCGATGTACTCATCGTTCACCACCATGTAGGAGTTCGAGATGCCCTCCACACACGTCGTCGGTCCGCTCTCCAGCACCAGCTCGCCAGCATCCTCGCAGCCATCGGAGCCGCAGGCCGCCTCGCCAAAGGCGTCGCTGTCCAGGCTCACCACCGCCTGGCCCACCGCGTCATCATGCACCGAGAGCAGCTCCACCTCGTCCACCGGCGGGATCTCCAGGCAGTAGCTGCCGTCGGCACCCGACTCAGCGACCACCGAGCCCGGGCCGTTCATCATCTCATAGAGCCCGTAGACCGGAGCCCCGGCCACCGGCGCCGCGTTCTCATCGACCACCGTCCCGCTCAGGCAGCTGCGCGTATCGCTCATCTCGATCGTCACCTGGAGGCATTCTCCGCCCTCCTCCGACTGGCAGCTGGCGGCCGTCTCGTTGCCGACCACCGTCAGCGGTCCGTCGGCATCCTGGTAGTAGTAGGAGTGCAGCGCGCTGAGCTCGATCGTTCCCTCCCGCATAAAGTCCACGCAGGTCTTGCCCTGGGCGTCGGTGGCGCCAAAGGGAGCGACGCGGCCCAGGTAGTTCTGGGCCTCGCCCTCAATGGTCGCGCCGGGGATGGGCTCGCCAGACTCGGAGTCGATGACGGTGACCTCCACGCAGTTGCGCGTTCCCAGGGGCTTGTCGACGTTCCACCAGCTGAAGTGCCCGGCCTGACAGGAGGCTACCAGGCCATCGCCGGCAACAACCTCGCACTCGCTCTCGTAGACCCAGCGGGCCTGCTGCAGATCAAAGCTCCAGAAGGGGATCGTGTCGCCAGCCGCATAGCCGGAGAAAGCCTCCGAGATCGGAAACTCCAGATCGGCCTCGATGCCCTCGGCCAGCTGCAGCTTCTCGCCATTCTGCCAGAAGGTGATGTCGGCCATATAGACGCTCAAAAGATCCACCGGATCGCCCTCGGTGGGCACCCCGATCAGCGGTCCGGGCATAAAGCGGAGATCATCGCTGGAGGGCTCAATGCCGGCGAAGGTCATCTCGGCCTGGCCCACCACGGGGTTGCCCTCCCCGTCGACCAGGGCGTTGGCCGGGAGGCGAATCTTGACGCCTCGAACCTCCAGCAGCGCGTCGGCCTCGGCATCAAAGGTCTGCGCCTCTCCCAGGGCCAGCAGACGCACCAGCGCGCTCATCTGCTGACCCTCGGCCGCTTCGACCACCGGTCGCTCCGCGCTGGAGGGGGCGTAGCCTTCGGCCTCGATCTGCACGATCATGGTTTCTGCACCGGCCGCCGGCTCAATGAGCACCTGGCCGCCGAGGTCGGTGAGGTGGGCCTGGCCCTGGTAAATCACGCTGGCGCCGGCGATTGGCATTCCCGCCTCATCCTGGACCTTCAGAGAGAGGGGAAGCGCGCGGGTCTCGACCTGCTCACCGCCGTCGGGATCGACGTCGGGATCAGGGTCAGCATCCAGCTCGGCGTCGGGCTCACCGGCATCGGGCACCTCGGTGTTGGGGTGCTCATCCTGTTCGCTGGGACACGCCATCAGCCCGCAGGCCAGCGCACCGACCAGCATCATCAAACTCATTCGCTTCGAGATAAGGTTTAGCATCGCATTCTCCATCCAGTATGTGGGACGCGACGGTGGCCGCTCCTCATGAGCATGTCGTCGGCAAAGTACGTCCCGGTGCGTCAGGGACCTGGGCGGATTGCATCTTCAGTGCCATTGTCGTTGTTGATGCGTGAATTTTGTGGGGTGGCGGCGTTTTCTGGCGTCGTCGTTGCGTCTACTTGAGGTCTTGATTTTTGTTTCTGTTCTCGTCCGAGCTCCGGACTGCCCGCAGTGAAGTCATCGTTGGAGAAACTCTGTACTGACTTAAGTCCTCATCGGTAGGTTAGCACTCCACATGCCGAGCGCCCGCCGAGCGCCCCGGGACGCCGCTGGCTGTGTCGCTAGGGATTCGCGATGTTGGTCGATGTGTGAGGGCGTTGGGGGTGTGCGGGTTGTGGTTGGTTGGGTGGTTGTGGGACGCCGGTGGTACGCGATGTTGGTCGATTCGTGCGTGGGGTGGGTGGTTCGCGTTGTGGTTGGGAGGTTGGGTGGTTGTGGGGCGCCGGTGGTACGCGATGTTGGTCGATTTGTGCGTGGGGTGGGTGGTTCGCGATTCAAAAGCCGCTCTCGCGGTCCCGGTCTCAACGGTCGACGACGGAGACGTCACGCTCTCATCATGAACGAGGCGGTGGGTGGCGAGGAGGGCGTCAGGGGAGACGGGATCCATGATGAAACGCGAATGGACGCGTTCAGTACCCCGATATTTGCATCGTTGAACCGGGCGCGAACATTCGGGGGGCGTGCCCCGGGGGAACGATGGCTGCGACTACGTGCCACAGCACGTCGCGCCTGGGAGGGGCGTACTCTCTAAAAGAGCGATCTGGCCAGGTCAGGCGTTGGGATGACGGGACGAAGGCGATGAGGCGGGAGGAGTTCATGCGAAGACGGCATTATTTTGAGTTTGAGGACATGGCCTGGCTGCCAGGCTGGCTGCGGGAGTGCATGACGCTCTATGTGGCGGTGATGCACCGTATACTGGGCTCGAGGGCGGTGTTGGCGCCGCTGGTGGGCAGGGCGCTGGAGGCCTCGTCCAGGCCGAAGGTCATCGACCTCTGCTCGGGTGGGGGCGGCCCGATGCCCGGGGTGATGGAGGAGCTTCGCGAGCAGGGTCGTGACGATGTGGAGCTTGTGCTCACCGACCTCTATCCCAATGCGCTGGCGGCGCGGCAGCTCACGGATGAGGCGCAGGGGGTGCGTTATGAGCAACGTTCGATCGACGCGACGGCCGTACCCGAGGAGCTCGGCGGGGTGCGCACGATCGTCTGTGGCTTGCACCATATGCGGCCGACTCAGGCGCGCGCGATTCTGGAGGATGCCTGGCAGAAGCGTCAGCCCTTTGTCGCCTTTGAACTCAGCGATAACTCCGCGCCCATCGCCCTGTGGTGGACGGCGATCCCCTTCGGGTTGCTGATGACGCTTCTCTTTACCCCTCTGGTGCGACCGCTGACCCTGCGTCAGCTCGTCTTCACCTACCTGATTCCAGTGCTGCCCGTGCTCATCGCCTGGGACGGGGCGGTCTCCAATGTGCGCACGTACACCGAGGAGGACCTTCGGGAGCTTTTGAGCGGAGCGCAGAGTGAGGATTATCGCTGGGAGATCGGGACAGCTTCCTCGGCGCGGGGGCCGGGGAAAATGCTCTATGTGTTGGGGTTGCCAGAGACGGGGGAGTGAGGGGACGCCGGTGGTACGCGCTGTTGGTCGATGTGTGAGGGCGTTGGGTGGAGCGCGTGGTGTGGTTGGGTGGTTGGGTGGTTGGGTGGTTGTGGGACGCCGGGGGGTTCGCGATGTTGGTCGATTCGTGAGGGCGTTGGGTAGAGCGCGGGTTGTGGAACGCCGGGGGGGGCGCAATGTGGGGAGTTGGCGTGAGCCTGATGTTCGACTCCGGGGCGGGAAAGGGCACGTTTTGTTGACACCTATGGGGTAGGCCGCTAGCACAGATGCATCGAATTTTTGGCAACGCATGATGGGCGGGTGCGATCGTGATCCGCTCTGCGGGAGCGTGCATGTGGGCTCTCATGCGCTGTCCGTGTGGATGGGCGTGCTACTGGAGAGTCCGGTGAGGTGGACCGGGAGATGAGGCGCTGGCGTACTCACTTTTATTCTGAGTGCGCTCCCGGGGTCGCAGAATACTAATCTCAGTGAGGAAAACGTGGGCGTATCGAAGTATTTTTGTGGATTGGGGGTTGTGCTGGCAGGTGGATTTCTGGGGGGATGTGGCGAGCCGGCATCCCAGGAGGAGCCGCTGATCATCATCGATGATGATAACAGCGTCTGGGTTGAGGATATGCGTGTGGAGCCGGCGGCGCAGACCCTGGCCGTGGGCGAGGAGCGGGCGCTCGACATCGTGTTCTTCGACGAGAGCGGTACGCGGCTCAACCCCGCGACCTTGCTTGATGATGTGGAGCTCACCTCCGGCGACAGTGACGTCGTGGCGATCGGGGAGGGCGGGGAGCTTCGCGGCGTCTCGGAGGGAAGCACACAGGTGACGGTGCGCTACGAGGCGTTGGAGCAGGTTGTTGAGGTGGAGGTGCGCTTTGAGCGCTGGCGGAAGGTCTCGGCCTCGGTGGATCTCACCTGTGCACTCGACTGGCAGGGGGCGGTGTATTGCTGGGGCAATAACACCGGCGCGATCATTCAACCGACCAACCAGCAGGTTCGTCCCATCGTAGAGCCCCTTCGTCGGGAAGGACTCTCGGATGTCGTTGATATTGCTGTGGGGGCTGGCCACGCGTGTGCGGCTGATCGTCAGGGAGAGGTGGTGTGCTGGGGGCTGAACTTTGACGGAGTGACAGGCGTTGCGGGAGCTGAGGTGGTCTTTGACCCCACACCTGTTCGAGATCTTGAAGATATCGTCCGGGTCGACGCGGGGCCTTACCACAGCTGTGCGCTCAGTCGTGCCGGGGCGTTGTATTGTTGGGGCTACGGGGAGCGAGGAGCGGTGGGCGAAGGCGTGGGAGTATCGACCGCGC
The Lujinxingia sediminis DNA segment above includes these coding regions:
- a CDS encoding MSCRAMM family protein, with amino-acid sequence MLNLISKRMSLMMLVGALACGLMACPSEQDEHPNTEVPDAGEPDAELDADPDPDVDPDGGEQVETRALPLSLKVQDEAGMPIAGASVIYQGQAHLTDLGGQVLIEPAAGAETMIVQIEAEGYAPSSAERPVVEAAEGQQMSALVRLLALGEAQTFDAEADALLEVRGVKIRLPANALVDGEGNPVVGQAEMTFAGIEPSSDDLRFMPGPLIGVPTEGDPVDLLSVYMADITFWQNGEKLQLAEGIEADLEFPISEAFSGYAAGDTIPFWSFDLQQARWVYESECEVVAGDGLVASCQAGHFSWWNVDKPLGTRNCVEVTVIDSESGEPIPGATIEGEAQNYLGRVAPFGATDAQGKTCVDFMREGTIELSALHSYYYQDADGPLTVVGNETAASCQSEEGGECLQVTIEMSDTRSCLSGTVVDENAAPVAGAPVYGLYEMMNGPGSVVAESGADGSYCLEIPPVDEVELLSVHDDAVGQAVVSLDSDAFGEAACGSDGCEDAGELVLESGPTTCVEGISNSYMVVNDEYIAVPRPGQPVYVYLGDVDRSCEPGEGPEDRGQILAEGITDANGGFALDLPLLTDAQVTVLIGECHEEWGPECLAFGYEASGSVLFDLQGIEASVAAGGCQNLGEFNTPPMCFEE
- a CDS encoding dihydrofolate reductase family protein; the protein is MTRVRAFFATSLDGMIAGPEDALDWLPDHGEEEAEDTFTPFFAEIGAMLMGRRTFEVVKRLGGEWPYGDSPILVATSRALDAPVPSVRAVHGTIEAMVEEAREVAGGRDVYLDGGALFRSALEADLIDEITMTLVPVVLGEGIRLFSEGGRRKLTLESARSIGAGMVQIRYRV
- a CDS encoding fibrinogen-like YCDxxxxGGGW domain-containing protein — its product is MILRPALSTRSHFAALLLAVLAALSACGDADTTPTETLRDDGAACELDAQCSSDFCHPAEGICARPSCGDGVVHDGEACDDGNTIDDDACTNACALPTCGDGVVHDGEACDDGNTIDNDACTNACALPTCGDGIVQAGEACDDAGESETCNDDCTAATCGDGVVNASAGEACDDGNAIDTDACTNACALPTCGDGIVQPGEACDDGNTIDDDACTNACALPTCGDGIVQPGEACDDGNAIDTDACLSTCVAASCGDGIIEEGVEACDDANAINDDACTNACQLATCDDGILNQDESDTDCGGTTCESCNDGASCTTHSDCASGHCAYAQFCAPNPVSCLDLLLGGTTTSGVYGIDPDEDGTLEDVYCDMTTDGGGWTLVASTFQETLNDEASAYYADLSTLDPTSAQTGIWNGLRSVVDITGDMRFTCKVDASASQGATFDVDLSFYDVSWYQTITTGTDADSCFEENQGTGYTGPWNRRNNLTGEFKHDTDAYERGYMEGEDRCGSDDDFTVDFDDRGMDSDQTDGTDWGKDDSAPKCGSVQDMTTGAWHIWSRETTCFDGVQNGDEAGIDCGGACGLCQTGASCNVNEDCASALCQNKVCIAPHCANDVQDGDESDTDCGGSCSPCSTGEQCASDADCGGFTCSADSTCDIPASCLDLLTDTPGLPDGEYLIDRDGNGPLKNLQVFCDMTSDGGGYTFLKVAPDTNVYAPEAEALCAQHNMQLHIPRSPAHLTTTLTLARNPDVGPDANIHYARIFGIYPDFDGATCVNTPFNSSSADCDWSASDDGPFFIGLRNNIPEPNGDNTTAGSMGYSWYSDDTVEGYNDLPGQGFTSSRFICQVGDKLP